AACCTTTCGATCTTTCTTATCTGATATATATCGTTATATAGAATAccactgttgttgtttggaGCGCATGGCCAAGGGTACACCCCTCTAAATATAATGGATGTGGTAATACACATAGCAAAGGGAAGAAAATACTTTAAATATAAGTAAGCAAACGTAATATCAAAACAAACATAAATACAGATTCACTTCACACTTCCCCTCAAGTTTATATCAGATTCAAATCAAGAAGTGACCCACAGCGGTGACAACGGTAAATATGTAGTACCAGATACCAGACAATGGTGAGGACAACAGAGCCCCATTGGACTTACCGTTCTTTGTCCCCGTTGATGACGCTGGCGCGGTAGCAGAGATGCTCATCAATTGAGACGAGTAAGTTTCGTTTCTTGGGACGGATGACAACAGGCTCTGGACTGCGTCGCTAGTGATGTTAGCATCGAAGGAGACGTCGTCGGACATGAACGTGATCGTGTTCCCAGCAGAGTCAAACACAACACCACCTTTCATTGTCCCGGTGGTGTTTCTTGGGATGTAACCGTACGATTGAATACCTGTGCCCAAATCCTCGATACCTTGGAAAGTGTGGAAGGTCGAGTACAAGTGGTTCCTCTCGGTACCATTCATCACTTCGAAGATGTCGAATTCACCACACCCACTGGCCCAACAGGAGCAGTTGGCGTTTGTTGGGTACTGTGCGGTTCTTGCAATGTGGTCGTTCAGCAACCAAATGGCAGGCATGTCGAAGAACTCAATTGAGGACGAGTTCTGTTTGGTCTCCGTGGGCATTTCGAATTCAAACAGGAACATCTTTGTGACACCACCGAACCCGTAGTACGCTGGAATCCCCTTACGGTAGACACCACACCCTCTATCCAACCCGGATTTGGGACACGAGACGTTCGAGTAGATTATGTATTCCTGGTCCGAGGCAATCGAGTTGTTCCCACCAAGGACAGTTCTCTGACTAGCTGAGGAAACACCGTCAGCGCCCGCGTACGTCAAAGCCTTCCCCAAACATGGAGAATCCTTACCTGCTCTCGCCAAAAACGTGACGTTCTCGCCAACCTGCGCACTCCCGTCGTAGTACGCCTGACGAGTCCACGCAGACGACGATCTGGAATCGTTAGCGACAAACCCGGGGGAGTTGTAGAAGGCGAATTTGGACAGACTCAAGGGCCCACGCAAGTGGACAGAGACGTACTCTGCCAGGGGCGCATTGGTGCCCGAGAACCACTCCGCGTCCGCAACCTCACAACTACAACTGTCCTTCGTTATATCAGAGAACGATTTCACTGGGAAATACGTACCTGCAAAACCGACATTGGTGAAGTCGATCTTGTCGTAAGCCCTCACCTGGGCGGAAACGGTCGTTGCAGACAGCGACAGCGCACCTAGCAGCGCAACAGAGTAGTCAAACAGCattctcttcttgtacttcGGGTTTTTCTGTGTCGAGTGTAGTacacaaaagaagaagatgcAAGACGACCTATAAAGTTCTACCGTCTTTAAATGCAAACACGAAGAAAGCAACAACAGAGGGAACTCACAAAGAACGCAGATGCTGTTTTAAAGGAGGGAGGCTGTGGGAGAGAGGCCCACCACGCTCGAAATGCACTACTCGGCTGCCCGTATAGAGGTTTCCTCGAGAGGTTCCTCGAGCGGTTCAAAAATAGACGCAGAACAATGGGAAAAGGAGAAAACCGGGCTCGAAGAAACTCAAACAAtagaaacaaaacacagaaaagaaacgaggaggagggCGAGGAATTCCGGCTTTTTCCCGTTCTGCGCGTTTTTTGTCCAACAAAATGAACATCGGGAACTTACGCAGTACGTTCCAGAGGCCGTGGACGCGCTCTCCAGCGGgctgttgcaattgcagcTGGAGCTATGACGTTCTGGCTGCTGTGTTTTTGATCGTCTGGGGAGGTGTCGAGGTGTCGAGGTGAGAGGAGCAGTAGGCTCTGGGTCTTGGCATAGTCTACTTCCGAAAGGATACAGAATTGGAAATTATTTTTACGTAAGAATAGTGGATggtgtggtggtggtaagTAATTACACATACCTATCTATGCCCTCTTGGTAAGTAAGACTGAAAGAAGCACTATAGCTATCGTTTGCCCGGCCAGCGAACATAGAGTTCTGAGCATCCAGGTGGTGTAATGCTTTCTCAGCCTCACATGCGTACCCACAACTTCCTCGACTACTTCCTTCAAATGGCGGTAACGGGTCGTCTGGAGGGCACGATCGCTGTCCACGTCATTGTCAGAGTGCGGGTCCTCATCTGCGCGGTGGACAACTACCGTCTCCTCATTCCCTGATAGGCTCAATTCACTGCCGTTCATAAGCTCAGTCTCTTGCCACGTACTCTCGCTGAGCTTGAAATGGGACCTTGTTTCCCGCGTGCTAGCCTCGTACTGTGTCGGGTAGTCATATTCGGATAGTGGGGGGTGAGCTACTCTGTGGTCTAGGTAGAATTGACACCATATGTATAGCCCCACGTTACAGATCGAGGCGAGAGGGAATATAAGCCCAACCAGGAATAAACGGATAGGGTAGTGGTAATATAGAGAGGACCTTTGACACGAGGGGCATTCGCAGCTGTGGTTCTCAGGAAAGTCCTCAAATGGTGCGACCAGATACTTTTCTTGGCCTTGTTCGTGTGCCTCGTCCATAACTGTTTGTAGAGAATCCATGAATAACTACCGTTAGACTTGAGACTTTTACCAATGCCAATAAACTAGAAACTAACGTACTTGTACAACCTCGACAGACCCCACTTTATGTACTGTAGCAACATCATGTTAGAAATCCTTCGAGTTTCAATGTAATATCCTAATCGGGTAATTTACACGATTTTAGATGTTTGAGAATTATCGCTTCTTAAACCAaagaaatatcaaaaaaacaacTTGGGTTTCAACTATGTAATACATTGGCCCGTCTTTAAAGGTGTATGAGACAAAGCATAGTGTGGGAAATCTTCCGCTGTTCGGACACACAAACCGTTCGTGACCGTTATTTCGTTATTGTTCTGTACTATTTTGAGTGTGCTAGGATGACGATGGGGGCATgatattctttttctccttcttctgcttgtacttgttgaCAAGCTTCTCCATGTACAGGTTGACAAATTTCTTAACTTTGGCTCTCTTGTCTCTATCAGGTTCGCTGGGGGGTAAAGTCTTTGGATCTTTTCGAAGCTCTTTGTTGGTCAAAATCTTTGTAATATCCCTTGAGCACTGTTTGATGTAGTCGTGGTTTAAAGCCACATCCGTTGTGTATTTTCGCACCAAATTGGGGACAAAGAGGGCAAAGAAATTGTTCCACTTACGTTCAATATGTGCGGAATGCGACATTGTCTTACGTTTCAATTTCCGTTCCTCCTTTTCCCTCTCCAACTTCAATTGCTCTTCTCGTTCTATCTCTTTTTGTCTATTGGCATCAGCAATGATTTTGGTCAACTCATCCCTTTTCGcactttcttcctcatATTTGGCTTTAAGACGCtttctttcctcctcttttttcctctcCAACTCCTCATCCTGATTGAGTTTCGGAGCTTTCGATTCGTAGTCGACGTCAGGGGTCAGTGGCCTTTTGTTTCTGTACATTTCAGAGCCTCTGTGGTCACTCATCGGGCCACGGCCATTGGAGGGAGAGTAATTCTGGTACCGACTGCCATTTGATGTGTCGTATCGCGTTTGGGTGTTTGTAATCTTAGGCGGTTCCGCCAACTTTCTGTGTTCCTGAGCATTATAATACATCGGTCTACCGTTTTCTTGTATCATCTCCCAGCCTGGCGGTAGTCTCAACCGTCTCAAATCTATTGATTTGATCGAGGTCGATGTTTGATTCAGTTCTCTTTTCGTGATTCTCGTGTAAGTTTCGTAGCTGTCCCATTTGGAAAGCAAACTGGACCCCTCTGATTCTAGCATCGGGAACAGTTCCATGACAGCCCTCACTTTCTCGTTAATATGAGATGCAACGACACCATTTTTCGTCGTCTTGGGTAGTTTATCCAAAAAGACCAAGATGTCTTTGATAacatcttcatcctctCCGAAGAGTTCCAAAAGATTGGCGAAACATTTGTACCCGTGAAGTTTTATCACTTTGTATAAAAGGCTCTCACTCTCTATCGAAAATAGCCTCTGGAACAACTTCAGTGCTATTAGTTTATTGTCCAATTGAAGGAGCACACTCATGATCTTTGTTACATCCGACTCGTCCTCGACAGCGGTGATCTCCAGGGACTCTACAAACTCGACATTTATgttttcatcatcactcTTCGTTATTGTTTCACCACTAGCCTTTTTCGCTTTAATCCATTTCTTTTCCATAGAAACGCTCACTCCCAGTGCGTCCGCGTAACTTTGGGGCAATAGGGATGCCGCGTCCGTCTGGGTTTTCCCACCAAGAAACCCTATACAGTTAGGTTCCCCACAGTAGCATTTCTGAGCTGTGGCGCCGTATCTATCAACGTTATAATCAAATGTGATctcctcatccttcaaaatcttcctACTGGCAAAAATACCCATTTTTAATTTCCCGTTGACCACCCATTTATTAACGTATGCATTGGGGCTGCAAGAATGATTGCAGAATCTTGCAAGACACCCCTTCATCGTAGCATCAATGAACTGCCCATTTTGTAACATCATGAAATAAAAATGCTTAAACTTCTTCTCATCGTAAGTGGCCATCCTGTCCCTAaactcttcctcgtcaATCACCTCCCCCATATATTCGTATATAAACTGGTGCTGATCAATATCCTCCTTCGCGAGAACACCGTACCCCTTCATCTTCGTCTGGAAAACCATTACATCAGCATATTGTTTCCGCTGAAACCTCTGGTTCTGACAGTTCTTACCACAGGTAGACTCGCACAGCCCGTCCACACACTCTATTAGAGTCAATCTATTGATACAGTCGGAGTCCTCACCACACGATGCATTAAACCGTTCCCCGGTCTTTTCGTCGGTTTCGAACGTCTCGAAACAGTCACATTCCATGAATTCATTATTGGAATTCCCCAAGTATTTCGAAGTGTAAATGCACGATTCGAGCGGCGTGAACGTCGACAAAGCCTCGTCTGTCTTGCTCTCCTCATTGGGAAACAGCTGCGGTATACGTGGTGGTGTCTCAGACTTCGCTGACATGCTTGGCTCACACCCTTCCTTATTTTTTAACGGTTTACCGCTATCGCTTGTTTCCCTAGCACGATGATGTTGTTAATTTGAAATTTTcatgttttttttttcaactttttttattcGAAAATAACACAATTTTTGTTTACTTCTTGCAGTCACGTgcaaaagagagagaaaccCTCTGGAAGCACTGTAGCTCCCGGGTACCTGATAGCTGTCGGGTTAGTAGTATGATTGTTCCCAGGTGTTCCAGTAAGTTCACCAGGAGGCAAGAACTCTTATAACGGtaatctttgaaaaagattgaaaagtACCATCGCAATTAACAAAAGAGAGCCCTAGCCACTGTTCAAAGGGAGACTTTGTTTCTGATAATGTTTTAATGTCATATCCAGGATATTAACTGCCGTATTTTTTGCTGTCATTGTACATTCACCGAGCCACACGTCTGACAGCTGCACTGTTCCCCAGTTTCCACAGTGAGAACACGTTTGGTGTCTGGGTTTTACCGTGCTTCTATAGGCGCACTCGTCTCAAACGTCTTGATGGCCGAGTATCTCACTTATACAACTACATAAAAGACACACAGAAGTTTCACTCCCACGATAGAGAGTGTTCTCACGTAGAGATGCAGTGCTCTTACCAACATACCTACCTCTACCTTGGAAGCCGCATTCCAGCCAATCAGAGCTAAGCAGGGGGATCCGCTCTACACTGTCTTTTTTTCGGTGTTACGATAAAACAGGAATAAAAGAATGTCAGTATTTAAAACAAGGCTTCTCTCTTCGGTCTAACTCCCACCAGTTACCTTGTGTTTGGTGCGTCTTGtgttttgaagaggacAGTTACACACTTACGAAGCACACGCtataataaataataatggGAGGTCCATCGGCAAACACATATATGGGTTGGTGGGGTCACATGGGTGGCCCCAAGCAAAAGGGTGTCACTTCGTACTCCGTGTCGCCCTACGCACAGAAACCTCTAGCACATTCGTTCGAAAATGCATTTTTTAACAGTTTTAGAAGGTTTAAGTCGCAGGTACTGTTTGTATTGATACCCGCTGGCATATACTACGCCTGGTGGAAGAACGGCGAAGAGTATAACAGTTACTTGTACACAAAGGCCGGGAGAGAAGAATTAGAGAGGGTGAACGTATAATCTGGGGGTCATTTATGCAACGTATGAAGTATTTACTATTATTTATTCTTCGAAGAAAACATTATCTATCTTTTTATCTCCCACATTAGATCCCCGTCCGTCATACTAACTGTGGTCATCTCAAATATGATTATTGTTGTCATTATGTATATTATGCACTATTGGACGTACGTGGAGTTAAATAAAGTTATAcctcaaaaaagaattgagACCTGTCCCCTTACACGTAGACCACTTCATTGGAATTCCTCgtttatttttcttggtcaTATTTTATAAGGAATACAGCACCTAGTTCTTTTCATCCAAGGGGATTGCAAGATTTGATGGATACTGATACGTTTCTCAGGGTTCCAATGGAAGATTTTGTAGAGTACCACTCTCCGCATCCTGTTGATATCATGGTTAACATGTCTCAACTCTTCAAACACATAAAACTCGTTTTCTTCCACCATCTCCTCCACAAAAGATTTGTACAGACCGTCCTTTTCCTTCAGCGCAATTTTCCACAGATAGTGGCCAAGGACCATGGTACAGTAAACAACACCAATACTCCAACAGTCCGCCAGACGTGGATCGTACTCCATGCCGTGGATGAACTCCTCCGGTGCAACGTAAGGTTCTGACCCCATGGCGCCACTCTGGAAATGTACGTGTCTCTCCCACGCGGTTTGGAAGACACAGCTAGTACCAAAATCGCAAATCTTAAGCAGCCCGTTCGGGTGGAATAGAATGTTCTCCGGTTTTAGATCGCAATGGGCAACACCTCTGTCGTGCATGAATTTGATTCCGTGTAACAGCTGCTTCATGAAGCAGTCTGCCTCAAGGGGATGCAACGCGGAACCGGATTTGGATTTTCGTGTCAAAATGCTGTATAGATCACCTGCGGGGCAAAACTCCATCACTTCCACAAACTTGTCCTCGTTCTCCATCAGATCAATAATCTTTAGAATATTGGgtgatatcttatcacctTTTTTATGTGGCCTACTCAAAGAGTGGCCAATGATAAACTCCGACGTGATCTTAGTGCTGAATTTCTCGACCGATTCGTTAACTCTTGGTTTCAACTGCTTGACACCAAAGAACAGTTTCCCGTTCTTCGAGTATGTCGGTAGAGGCGGAATATCGCTGTGTCTGATCGGTCTCGCACAGACGCTGACAATACCGTATGCACCATGGCCGATCGTGCCAATAATTTTACCGTATTGGTCTGCGAACGGCAAGTTCTGAATGTCAACATCCGACCGGTTTTGTTCGTCGTCCCTGGAACGCGGCGtcttttgcttcttctccgGTTGTGACTTCGTTCCGGCCGCACTTTTCTTCAATCCTGCGTGTATTTTCTCAGATAAGCTGTTAATTAACTTCAATTCTTCGGAACTTACAGCCGCCCGAGGATTTATCACCTGCGGTATCGCCTTCTCGGACTTGGACCCATGTGGGCCTTTGTTCCTCGGCGCATCATCCCTAGACCCTGCCGGTTTCTTGTCCTCCTCAACACTGGAGTCTGAACTTGACGTCGACATGACCCTTGCGCAGAGActtctcttttcaaaaggGATCAAGGACAACgcgttttcaaaatttggtTGATCATAGCTGAAGGAGCCCAATTCGTCGTTCCCTCCACCAACCATGATATCGTCTAAGTTCTTATTGTGTTGTGTACCTACTTTAAAGAACCCACTGAATGAAAACCCACTTTTCGCCTTGGCGCTGTTGGGCCCCGCAGAATCTCCGTCTACAATGCTTATAGTTTTCATATTATGTTCGTGTGTGCCGTTTGAGAATACTTTAAAACTGTCCACCTGTAAGATACAAGCGGGTTCTGTGGTTTGGTGTGCTACTGGTGAGCCTGGGATGTTGTTTGGGTGCAGGTATCGGGGGAAACCTGAGGCACTAATGGTATCGGCGTGTGGTCTACCCCTTGAGACTCTCGGTTCCGTTGGTGGGAATGCGGCGGTACTCGACATTGGGGTTTGTGGATTGGAAGCGCTGAGTAAAGAGTtagacgacgacgagttcgaTCTTTTCAGCGACGTCGATCGACTTCTGCTGCGGGGTCTCGATCTGGATTTAGCGTCTAGTATCGCATCGATAGAGAATTTCTTTGGTGTTGGCGCTGCTGAATCCGTGGCCTCGTCAATACTAGCCGCTCTATCCATATACTCATCTGGTTTTGATTCCTCGCTTAAATTATCGTACTGATACTTCGTCAGGGATGAGTCGTAGTCCAATTTATCGTTAATCTGATCCAATTCTTCCTCGCTTAGATAGAAATCTTTGGAGTCCTGTGAATTTGTGTTAGAGTGTGATGGAGACAATATCAGTTTATCAATCCTGGGCAAGTTAGCAGGCGTGATAGTACTCGAGTTCAGCTTGTGTTGTTTAGCTGCTGAAAGTTCTGGACTTTGCGCCAGCGGCACCCCCTCAGCCAGGATCGGCGGAGAACTCGTCGCACTGTGTCCGTGAGCGGCACTCTTCGCCGGTTTCCCTGACGACGGCTGCTTATTACCACCGCCTGTCCTAGTTTTCTGGATCTCCGTGACTTTTTCGTCAGCGATCCTGGACAGTTTCGACGTATTACTAGACCCTATGCTTACTTTATCGTCATTCAGCGATTTCCTCCTTCTAACGTCCGTCTTGAGAGGTGGTAGCGACGAAGCCGGGGTGATAGATTTCACCTTACTGTGCTCCCTACCTTCATGCAATGCATATATGTTTGTATTACTCCCAGTATGTGAGGATGTATTTGTGGAGCTGCCCGGTTTGAACAGCCCCTTCAAAGATTCGGAGATCGATTTAGCTCTCTTAACAGAAGAGCTTCGGGATACGTGCTCATTGTTTGCACCCATTTGGTATATCACcgtctttttcttctgctggTGTTATTtcagacacacacacgcacacacaccCAAAAACCTTGAGTCAGGGAATTCTATTAATATATCTAAGCCTTGTAAGCCGTTAAAAACGGTAGGGGGAGGGGCAAAGATAGAGAAAGATAAAGGGGAAGTACGGACCACCACTCACTATACCACGCTGTACAGAAGTAAAAAGCACTGCTGATCCGACCGATACACACCGACCTAACTGGTTGACTCAGCTCGATTTATATAGAGGGAGGAGTAGGCGCAAATTTAAATCGAGTCTCCAGATCCAACCAGGCTGGCAGATTTTCGCCCACAGCAAAATCCTGCGCTGTGATGAAAGTGGAaatgtaaaaaaaaatgtgaGGAATATTTACAGTTTTCTGAAAACGAATTcgagaaaaggaaaaagaaaagaagcagaGGACGAGCGGTTCGACTTACCCTTCTGGGTAACCGCCTTTGCGCGCGCCGTCTCACGTGATAACGGTG
This sequence is a window from Huiozyma naganishii CBS 8797 chromosome 3, complete genome. Protein-coding genes within it:
- the TOH1 gene encoding Toh1p (similar to Saccharomyces cerevisiae YJL171C; ancestral locus Anc_1.168) — translated: MLFDYSVALLGALSLSATTVSAQVRAYDKIDFTNVGFAGTYFPVKSFSDITKDSCSCEVADAEWFSGTNAPLAEYVSVHLRGPLSLSKFAFYNSPGFVANDSRSSSAWTRQAYYDGSAQVGENVTFLARAGKDSPCLGKALTYAGADGVSSASQRTVLGGNNSIASDQEYIIYSNVSCPKSGLDRGCGVYRKGIPAYYGFGGVTKMFLFEFEMPTETKQNSSSIEFFDMPAIWLLNDHIARTAQYPTNANCSCWASGCGEFDIFEVMNGTERNHLYSTFHTFQGIEDLGTGIQSYGYIPRNTTGTMKGGVVFDSAGNTITFMSDDVSFDANITSDAVQSLLSSVPRNETYSSQLMSISATAPASSTGTKNGKSNGALLSSPLSGIWYYIFTVVTAVGHFLI
- the ASG7 gene encoding Asg7p (similar to Saccharomyces cerevisiae ASG7 (YJL170C); ancestral locus Anc_1.169) → MDSLQTVMDEAHEQGQEKYLVAPFEDFPENHSCECPSCQRSSLYYHYPIRLFLVGLIFPLASICNVGLYIWCQFYLDHRVAHPPLSEYDYPTQYEASTRETRSHFKLSESTWQETELMNGSELSLSGNEETVVVHRADEDPHSDNDVDSDRALQTTRYRHLKEVVEEVVGTHVRLRKHYTTWMLRTLCSLAGQTIAIVLLSVLLTKRA
- the SET2 gene encoding histone methyltransferase SET2 (similar to Saccharomyces cerevisiae SET2 (YJL168C); ancestral locus Anc_1.170); translated protein: MSAKSETPPRIPQLFPNEESKTDEALSTFTPLESCIYTSKYLGNSNNEFMECDCFETFETDEKTGERFNASCGEDSDCINRLTLIECVDGLCESTCGKNCQNQRFQRKQYADVMVFQTKMKGYGVLAKEDIDQHQFIYEYMGEVIDEEEFRDRMATYDEKKFKHFYFMMLQNGQFIDATMKGCLARFCNHSCSPNAYVNKWVVNGKLKMGIFASRKILKDEEITFDYNVDRYGATAQKCYCGEPNCIGFLGGKTQTDAASLLPQSYADALGVSVSMEKKWIKAKKASGETITKSDDENINVEFVESLEITAVEDESDVTKIMSVLLQLDNKLIALKLFQRLFSIESESLLYKVIKLHGYKCFANLLELFGEDEDVIKDILVFLDKLPKTTKNGVVASHINEKVRAVMELFPMLESEGSSLLSKWDSYETYTRITKRELNQTSTSIKSIDLRRLRLPPGWEMIQENGRPMYYNAQEHRKLAEPPKITNTQTRYDTSNGSRYQNYSPSNGRGPMSDHRGSEMYRNKRPLTPDVDYESKAPKLNQDEELERKKEEERKRLKAKYEEESAKRDELTKIIADANRQKEIEREEQLKLEREKEERKLKRKTMSHSAHIERKWNNFFALFVPNLVRKYTTDVALNHDYIKQCSRDITKILTNKELRKDPKTLPPSEPDRDKRAKVKKFVNLYMEKLVNKYKQKKEKKNIMPPSSS
- the QCR8 gene encoding ubiquinol--cytochrome-c reductase subunit 8 (similar to Saccharomyces cerevisiae QCR8 (YJL166W); ancestral locus Anc_1.177), translating into MGGPSANTYMGWWGHMGGPKQKGVTSYSVSPYAQKPLAHSFENAFFNSFRRFKSQVLFVLIPAGIYYAWWKNGEEYNSYLYTKAGREELERVNV
- the HAL5 gene encoding protein kinase HAL5 (similar to Saccharomyces cerevisiae HAL5 (YJL165C) and KKQ8 (YKL168C); ancestral locus Anc_1.180) is translated as MGANNEHVSRSSSVKRAKSISESLKGLFKPGSSTNTSSHTGSNTNIYALHEGREHSKVKSITPASSLPPLKTDVRRRKSLNDDKVSIGSSNTSKLSRIADEKVTEIQKTRTGGGNKQPSSGKPAKSAAHGHSATSSPPILAEGVPLAQSPELSAAKQHKLNSSTITPANLPRIDKLILSPSHSNTNSQDSKDFYLSEEELDQINDKLDYDSSLTKYQYDNLSEESKPDEYMDRAASIDEATDSAAPTPKKFSIDAILDAKSRSRPRSRSRSTSLKRSNSSSSNSLLSASNPQTPMSSTAAFPPTEPRVSRGRPHADTISASGFPRYLHPNNIPGSPVAHQTTEPACILQVDSFKVFSNGTHEHNMKTISIVDGDSAGPNSAKAKSGFSFSGFFKVGTQHNKNLDDIMVGGGNDELGSFSYDQPNFENALSLIPFEKRSLCARVMSTSSSDSSVEEDKKPAGSRDDAPRNKGPHGSKSEKAIPQVINPRAAVSSEELKLINSLSEKIHAGLKKSAAGTKSQPEKKQKTPRSRDDEQNRSDVDIQNLPFADQYGKIIGTIGHGAYGIVSVCARPIRHSDIPPLPTYSKNGKLFFGVKQLKPRVNESVEKFSTKITSEFIIGHSLSRPHKKGDKISPNILKIIDLMENEDKFVEVMEFCPAGDLYSILTRKSKSGSALHPLEADCFMKQLLHGIKFMHDRGVAHCDLKPENILFHPNGLLKICDFGTSCVFQTAWERHVHFQSGAMGSEPYVAPEEFIHGMEYDPRLADCWSIGVVYCTMVLGHYLWKIALKEKDGLYKSFVEEMVEENEFYVFEELRHVNHDINRMRRVVLYKIFHWNPEKRISIHQILQSPWMKRTRCCIPYKI